The Oscillospiraceae bacterium genome contains a region encoding:
- a CDS encoding membrane protein, with amino-acid sequence MKETNKWSVRDVITTVLLSAVLIVIQLVVNMVCMANDFVSMVLSVGITMFLCAPVYMLMVSRIGKRFVTLIYMTILGVIFLLMGNWFLLPYYVLVGILCEAILWKEGSCQKPKQLTAAWTVASLLYNGVNLLPIWFFWDTYYDFALASGMEQSYIDSYVRYYTSPGWLAFILLFTTLMGFLGCMVGSRLIRRHFQKAGVL; translated from the coding sequence ATGAAAGAAACAAATAAATGGTCTGTCAGGGATGTGATCACCACGGTGCTGCTCTCCGCAGTGCTGATCGTGATCCAGCTCGTCGTCAATATGGTCTGCATGGCCAACGACTTTGTCAGCATGGTGCTGTCCGTGGGGATCACCATGTTCCTCTGCGCGCCGGTCTATATGCTCATGGTCAGCCGGATCGGAAAGCGTTTTGTGACGCTGATCTATATGACGATCCTCGGCGTGATTTTCCTGCTGATGGGCAACTGGTTCTTGCTCCCTTATTATGTTCTCGTGGGAATCCTCTGCGAGGCGATTCTCTGGAAGGAAGGCTCCTGCCAAAAACCGAAACAGCTGACTGCCGCCTGGACGGTGGCAAGCCTGCTGTACAACGGGGTCAATCTGCTGCCCATCTGGTTCTTCTGGGACACCTACTACGATTTTGCGCTGGCAAGCGGTATGGAGCAGAGCTACATCGATTCCTATGTGCGCTACTACACCTCTCCCGGCTGGCTGGCCTTTATTCTGCTGTTCACGACGCTGATGGGCTTTTTAGGCTGCATGGTGGGCAGCCGGCTGATCCGCAGGCATTTTCAGAAGGCCGGCGTTTTATGA
- a CDS encoding ABC transporter ATP-binding protein, translated as MIERIRKKYAMTEKGAKDYVAAVFWSVLVNISKMLPVGVLATALSGIVEALTNGADPGAGLTRFLVAGILALAALFVTFLIQYKALYEATYRESANRRIRLAEVLRQLPLSFFGNRDLTDLTTTIMGDTETLEKAFSHFYPAMHGALISTALISTGMLLYDWRMALALLWVVPASLLMVYLSRRMEKRHITKGLVTRRAATDAMQEVLECAPEIKACNQKARYIADLDRRLDEAEQDTIRGELFTGSVVTAAQSFLKLGIATTVLTGVLLMSRGDLSLIPFLMFLIAATRVYDPIGSMFANMAAVFACEVRIERMQEIENEKRMTGLTEYDPDGYDIRFEHVTFAYREKEDVLRDVSFTAKQGQVTALVGPSGGGKSTAARLAARFWDPAEGTVRLGGVDVSTVDGEALLKSYAIVFQDVVLFADTVMENIRLGKRDATDEEVLAAAKAAQCDAFVSRLPDGYHTLIGENGSRLSGGERQRISIARAILKDAPVILLDEATASLDVENETAVQAALSGLIKDKTVLIIAHRMRTVMNADQIVLLSGGRVVEMGSPAELLKKNGLFRHMAQLQSESMEWTA; from the coding sequence ATGATCGAACGCATCCGCAAAAAATACGCCATGACGGAGAAGGGTGCAAAAGACTATGTGGCCGCCGTATTCTGGTCCGTACTGGTCAACATCAGCAAAATGCTGCCGGTGGGCGTGCTGGCCACGGCGCTCTCCGGCATCGTAGAGGCGCTGACAAACGGCGCCGACCCAGGGGCGGGTCTTACGCGCTTCCTGGTCGCGGGTATCCTTGCCCTCGCCGCGCTCTTTGTGACCTTCCTGATCCAGTACAAAGCCCTATACGAAGCCACCTACCGGGAGAGTGCCAACCGCCGCATCCGGCTGGCGGAGGTGCTGCGCCAGCTCCCGCTGTCCTTCTTCGGAAACCGTGACCTGACCGACCTGACCACCACCATCATGGGGGATACGGAGACGCTGGAAAAGGCCTTCTCCCACTTTTACCCCGCCATGCACGGCGCGCTCATCTCCACGGCGCTGATTTCCACAGGCATGCTGCTTTACGACTGGCGGATGGCGCTGGCTCTTTTGTGGGTGGTGCCCGCGTCGCTGCTGATGGTCTATCTCTCCCGGCGCATGGAAAAGCGGCATATAACGAAGGGTCTCGTCACCCGCCGCGCGGCCACCGACGCCATGCAGGAGGTGCTGGAGTGCGCGCCGGAGATCAAGGCGTGCAACCAGAAGGCGCGGTATATCGCAGACCTGGACCGCAGGCTGGACGAGGCGGAGCAGGACACCATCCGGGGCGAGCTGTTCACAGGCTCCGTGGTCACGGCGGCGCAGTCTTTCCTAAAGCTGGGCATCGCCACCACCGTCCTCACGGGGGTGCTGCTGATGAGCCGCGGCGACTTGTCGCTGATCCCGTTTCTGATGTTCCTTATCGCCGCCACCCGGGTATATGACCCCATCGGCTCCATGTTTGCCAACATGGCCGCGGTTTTCGCCTGCGAGGTGCGCATCGAGCGTATGCAGGAGATCGAGAACGAAAAGCGCATGACCGGACTGACCGAATATGATCCCGACGGCTACGACATCCGCTTTGAGCATGTGACCTTTGCCTACCGGGAAAAAGAGGACGTGCTAAGAGACGTCTCCTTTACGGCGAAGCAGGGACAGGTGACGGCGCTGGTGGGACCCTCCGGCGGCGGCAAATCCACGGCAGCCAGGCTGGCGGCCCGCTTCTGGGACCCGGCGGAGGGAACGGTGCGGCTGGGCGGCGTGGATGTGTCCACGGTAGACGGCGAGGCGCTGCTGAAAAGCTACGCCATCGTATTTCAGGATGTGGTGCTGTTTGCGGATACCGTGATGGAAAACATCCGCCTCGGCAAGCGGGACGCCACCGATGAGGAGGTGCTGGCGGCGGCGAAGGCGGCGCAGTGCGACGCCTTTGTATCCAGGCTGCCGGACGGCTACCATACCCTGATCGGGGAAAACGGCTCCCGGCTCTCCGGCGGCGAGCGGCAGCGCATCTCCATTGCCCGCGCCATCTTGAAGGACGCGCCGGTGATTTTGCTGGACGAGGCAACGGCCTCGCTGGACGTGGAAAACGAGACGGCGGTGCAGGCGGCGCTGTCCGGATTGATCAAGGATAAGACGGTGCTCATCATCGCGCACCGCATGCGTACCGTCATGAACGCCGATCAGATCGTCCTGCTCTCCGGCGGCCGCGTGGTTGAGATGGGCTCTCCCGCCGAGCTGCTGAAAAAGAACGGCCTGTTCCGCCACATGGCGCAGCTCCAGAGCGAGAGCATGGAGTGGACGGCGTAG
- a CDS encoding ABC transporter ATP-binding protein, whose protein sequence is MSKQKKEKQPPVLGRLLAYAGGHKWLSVLGCGLSGVSAAAGIFPFVFVWYAARGILTPGGGVPAGLARYGWYALAAALLSAAIYFAGLMCTHLAAFRVATNMRKAAVAHLIDLPLGYFNANLTGRLRKQIDDNAALTETLLAHTIPDAVGGIVTPILAVGLLFVFDWRMGLACLIPMIIGLICLMTMMTGTGMKFFEEYQRAGERISAEATEYVRGIPVVKVFQQTVYSFKSFHAAILSYRDLASGYAMMCRMPYTLFTVVLNAMFLLLMPLGMLLIGGADGWAVLADLVFYIFFAPQLAFMMERLMYSVNAQMEAAEAVNKLEAILKESPLPEPAADSGSKPADSSISFENVTFSYDGADRPALTNVSFHLPQGEAWALVGPSGGGKTTIARLIPRFFDVQEGAVLLGGQDVRSIPTAELMEQISFVFQEVRLFKKSIRDNIRAARPEATEEEILLAAQLAQCGDILEKTPGGLDAVIGAKGVYLSGGEMQRIALARAILKDAPIVVLDEASSFADPENEAKIQKAFEALMKGKTVLMIAHRLSTVRNMDRILVIRDGGIAEEGKHDELLEKGGVYAAMWEEYQKAAQWKVGGAA, encoded by the coding sequence ATGAGCAAACAGAAAAAAGAGAAGCAGCCGCCGGTGCTGGGCAGGCTGCTGGCATATGCCGGAGGGCATAAGTGGCTGTCCGTCTTGGGCTGCGGGCTGTCCGGCGTTTCGGCGGCGGCCGGCATTTTCCCATTCGTCTTTGTCTGGTACGCGGCCAGAGGCATTTTAACGCCGGGAGGCGGCGTTCCGGCAGGGCTTGCCCGCTACGGCTGGTACGCGCTGGCGGCGGCGCTTCTGAGCGCGGCGATCTATTTCGCCGGGCTTATGTGTACGCACCTTGCGGCCTTCCGGGTGGCGACGAATATGCGAAAGGCGGCGGTCGCCCATCTCATTGACCTGCCGCTGGGGTACTTTAACGCCAACCTCACGGGGCGGCTTCGCAAGCAGATCGACGACAACGCGGCGCTGACAGAAACGCTCCTTGCCCACACCATCCCCGACGCGGTGGGCGGGATCGTAACGCCGATACTGGCGGTGGGGCTGCTCTTCGTCTTTGACTGGCGCATGGGGCTTGCCTGCCTGATCCCCATGATTATCGGGCTTATCTGCCTGATGACCATGATGACCGGGACGGGCATGAAGTTCTTTGAGGAATACCAGCGGGCAGGAGAGCGCATTTCCGCCGAGGCCACGGAGTATGTCCGGGGCATCCCGGTGGTGAAGGTATTCCAGCAGACGGTTTACTCCTTCAAGAGCTTTCATGCCGCCATCCTCAGCTACCGCGACCTTGCCAGCGGCTACGCCATGATGTGCCGTATGCCCTACACCCTGTTTACGGTGGTTCTGAACGCCATGTTCCTGCTTCTCATGCCCTTGGGGATGCTTCTCATCGGCGGCGCGGACGGCTGGGCAGTGCTGGCCGATCTGGTGTTTTACATCTTCTTCGCGCCCCAGCTTGCCTTTATGATGGAGCGGCTGATGTACTCGGTCAACGCACAGATGGAGGCCGCCGAGGCGGTGAACAAGCTGGAGGCCATATTGAAGGAGTCCCCCCTTCCCGAGCCTGCGGCGGACAGCGGAAGCAAGCCCGCGGACAGCAGCATTTCCTTTGAGAATGTCACCTTTTCCTATGACGGCGCGGACAGGCCTGCACTGACGAATGTGAGCTTCCACCTGCCGCAGGGGGAGGCGTGGGCGCTGGTGGGCCCCTCCGGCGGCGGCAAGACCACCATCGCCCGGCTGATCCCGCGCTTTTTCGACGTGCAGGAGGGGGCGGTGCTCCTGGGCGGACAGGACGTGCGGAGCATCCCCACCGCGGAGCTGATGGAGCAGATCTCCTTCGTCTTTCAGGAGGTGAGGCTCTTCAAAAAGAGCATCCGCGACAACATCCGCGCCGCTCGGCCAGAGGCTACAGAGGAGGAGATATTACTGGCGGCGCAGCTTGCCCAGTGCGGCGATATTCTGGAAAAGACACCGGGCGGGCTGGACGCCGTGATCGGCGCCAAGGGCGTCTACCTCTCCGGCGGCGAGATGCAGCGCATCGCGCTGGCCCGGGCAATCTTAAAGGACGCGCCCATCGTGGTGCTGGATGAGGCCAGCTCCTTTGCAGACCCCGAGAACGAGGCGAAGATACAAAAGGCCTTCGAGGCGCTGATGAAGGGCAAGACCGTGCTGATGATCGCCCACCGCCTGTCCACGGTGCGGAACATGGATCGCATCCTCGTCATCCGGGACGGCGGGATCGCCGAGGAAGGAAAGCACGACGAGCTGCTCGAAAAGGGCGGCGTATACGCCGCCATGTGGGAGGAGTACCAAAAGGCCGCGCAGTGGAAGGTAGGAGGTGCCGCATGA
- a CDS encoding TetR family transcriptional regulator, whose amino-acid sequence MERTETQRRILEVGKKEFLEKGFKDASLNQIVAEAGFTKGAFYGYYPDKTALFEDLVGETASELLTRFKVAQDDYFDLVPERKTKDSLELSTQHLHEFVTFMYDHFDEFKLILCRAEGTGYADFIEVLVELEVDRSEEYYALLRKNGMLSGSMTRQLHHMITRAYFTAVCETIVHDMPREEAMKYVDELAIFFHSGWSGLLRLE is encoded by the coding sequence ATGGAACGAACGGAAACCCAGAGAAGGATCCTCGAAGTTGGAAAAAAAGAATTTCTGGAAAAAGGCTTCAAGGACGCATCTCTGAACCAAATTGTCGCGGAGGCAGGCTTCACGAAGGGTGCATTCTACGGCTACTACCCGGATAAGACCGCTCTGTTTGAAGACCTTGTGGGCGAGACCGCAAGCGAGCTGCTCACCCGCTTCAAGGTGGCACAGGATGATTATTTTGACCTCGTCCCGGAGAGAAAAACAAAAGACAGCCTGGAGCTCTCCACCCAACACCTGCATGAGTTTGTCACGTTCATGTACGACCATTTCGACGAATTCAAGCTGATCCTCTGCCGAGCGGAGGGAACGGGCTATGCGGATTTCATTGAGGTGCTGGTAGAGCTGGAGGTCGATCGATCCGAAGAATACTACGCCCTCCTCAGAAAAAACGGTATGCTCTCCGGGAGCATGACTCGTCAGCTTCATCACATGATCACAAGAGCTTACTTTACGGCGGTGTGCGAAACCATCGTCCACGATATGCCGAGAGAGGAAGCCATGAAATACGTTGATGAACTGGCTATCTTTTTCCACTCCGGCTGGAGCGGACTTTTAAGGCTCGAATGA
- the fhuC gene encoding iron(3+)-hydroxamate import ATP-binding protein FhuC: protein MLSHMQAKGLSAGYNGEAVFRGLDLKIPEGSITTLIGSNGSGKSTILKTLCRIISPDSGAVYLDGEAIHEMPTKRVAQRLALLPQGAQAPAGITVGDLVEYGRFPYRSALSGLGEKDREIIRWALASTGMSSLEHREMERLSGGQQQRAWIAMALAQKTGLLFLDEPTTYLDISHQLDILYLLRRLNRENGVTIVMVLHDLNHAIMFSDYLVAIKDGMLHSAGTPQEVITQQALREIFDVEAEVITHPVLNVPVCLPFRITEQNKKTGGSNI from the coding sequence ATGCTTTCACATATGCAGGCAAAGGGTTTGTCTGCCGGATATAACGGGGAGGCCGTCTTCAGGGGGCTTGACTTAAAAATCCCTGAAGGCAGCATAACCACCTTGATAGGCTCCAACGGCTCTGGAAAATCCACCATACTGAAGACACTGTGCCGGATCATTTCCCCGGATTCCGGCGCAGTATACCTTGATGGCGAAGCGATCCACGAAATGCCGACAAAGCGTGTTGCCCAGAGACTTGCGCTGCTGCCGCAGGGAGCGCAAGCCCCTGCCGGCATCACAGTCGGCGACCTTGTGGAATACGGGCGTTTTCCTTACAGGTCGGCGCTAAGTGGTCTCGGCGAAAAGGATCGGGAGATCATTCGGTGGGCTCTTGCCAGTACAGGCATGAGCTCCCTTGAACATAGAGAAATGGAGAGGCTTTCGGGAGGTCAACAACAGCGGGCATGGATCGCCATGGCGTTGGCGCAGAAAACAGGATTGCTGTTTCTGGATGAACCCACGACCTATTTGGACATCTCGCACCAACTGGATATATTGTACCTTCTGCGCCGCCTCAACCGGGAAAATGGTGTTACCATCGTAATGGTTCTTCATGATTTAAATCATGCCATCATGTTTTCCGACTATTTGGTGGCGATCAAAGACGGGATGCTGCACAGCGCAGGTACGCCGCAAGAGGTTATTACCCAGCAGGCATTGCGGGAAATCTTTGATGTAGAAGCGGAGGTCATTACACATCCGGTATTAAACGTTCCGGTATGCCTCCCCTTCAGGATAACGGAGCAGAACAAAAAAACAGGAGGTTCGAACATATGA
- the fhuG gene encoding iron ABC transporter: MKKKTRQLLILNGLLILIVATAILSVNSGYAKIPFSTAVHSIFQPHMEGTSVVVAQFRVPRIVLAVLCGMGLALAGCVMQTVTGNPLADPGILGINAGAGFAVMLFLTFFPALHIRTMAYQPIFAIAGGLCTTGLLYLFAKRNGKLLPIYFLLGGIGLASLFSSFMLIMAANMDNSSYQLVARWLAGNIWGTSWHQVLALLPYMLILVPFLLTKSNILDILLLGENTAISLGIAVERELRLLLIASVALTSACVAVSGGIGFVGLVAPHMARRLIGGRHHALMPASMLLGALLLLLADTLGRSAFQPREIPVGIVISVLSAPYFLFLLRRYF; encoded by the coding sequence ATGAAAAAGAAAACCAGGCAGCTCCTTATCCTCAACGGTCTTCTTATCCTGATTGTAGCTACGGCTATCTTATCCGTTAACAGTGGTTACGCAAAAATTCCCTTCTCGACTGCGGTTCACAGCATATTCCAACCGCATATGGAGGGAACCTCCGTAGTCGTAGCGCAGTTTCGCGTTCCGAGGATCGTCCTCGCCGTTCTATGTGGGATGGGCCTGGCACTTGCCGGATGCGTTATGCAGACTGTCACGGGGAATCCGCTGGCCGATCCGGGGATATTGGGCATAAACGCAGGGGCGGGATTTGCCGTTATGCTGTTCCTGACATTTTTCCCTGCGCTGCATATACGTACCATGGCATACCAGCCGATATTTGCCATAGCGGGCGGGCTTTGCACAACGGGACTGCTGTATCTTTTTGCAAAGAGGAACGGAAAACTCCTCCCAATATATTTTCTGTTGGGCGGCATCGGTCTTGCGTCCCTATTTTCTTCTTTTATGCTGATCATGGCCGCGAACATGGACAACAGCAGCTATCAGCTCGTGGCAAGATGGCTGGCAGGAAATATTTGGGGAACGAGCTGGCATCAGGTTCTTGCCCTGCTGCCCTATATGCTTATACTGGTTCCTTTTCTTCTTACAAAGTCGAACATACTGGATATTCTGCTCTTAGGAGAGAATACGGCCATTTCTCTGGGGATAGCCGTAGAGAGGGAGTTGAGACTGCTCCTGATTGCATCGGTGGCTCTTACCTCTGCCTGCGTTGCCGTCAGTGGAGGGATCGGTTTTGTGGGACTGGTAGCGCCGCATATGGCACGAAGGTTGATCGGAGGCAGACACCACGCCCTTATGCCTGCCTCCATGCTGCTGGGGGCGCTGCTGTTGCTTTTGGCAGACACGTTGGGACGGTCTGCCTTTCAGCCGAGGGAGATCCCGGTTGGTATCGTGATCTCCGTGCTTTCGGCTCCGTATTTTCTGTTCCTGCTCCGCAGGTATTTTTAA
- the fhuD gene encoding ferrichrome ABC transporter substrate-binding protein — translation MKKFAMLMLCLVLVFALAACAGTDTTPQGSVSDTVTVTDMKGEVAIPANPQRIVDVAGLTEELLILDMKVIASANTSMFDGVSVPKHLTTLFAERGIEVVGNYSGASSTGDLNLEKIAELKPDLIIMNIRHEKVYEQLAAIAPTVMIDDDISYVNWRGRFQQLGQWFDKEAAVEKWLADYDAKAAELAARIRDMIGDETFAVLEANSVHFGSYYIYRSGGPGELVYDELKLTPSAGVPENVWGEVVDAEYFSLIDADHIFFFSDDGRAGDTGGLAVWKNMKAVKAGNVYFGINEDQYNMAFTAMGKELYLEKLANAILNHGDVE, via the coding sequence ATGAAAAAATTCGCAATGCTCATGTTGTGCCTTGTGCTTGTGTTTGCTCTTGCAGCCTGTGCTGGAACGGATACCACGCCGCAGGGATCGGTCTCGGATACCGTCACGGTAACGGATATGAAGGGCGAGGTTGCCATCCCGGCAAATCCACAGCGCATCGTTGATGTAGCTGGCTTGACAGAGGAACTTCTTATTCTGGATATGAAGGTAATTGCCTCGGCTAATACCAGCATGTTCGATGGGGTGTCTGTCCCCAAACATCTGACAACGCTTTTTGCCGAAAGAGGTATTGAGGTTGTCGGCAATTACTCCGGGGCTTCTTCTACCGGAGACCTGAACCTCGAAAAGATCGCGGAGTTAAAGCCTGATCTGATCATTATGAATATTCGCCATGAGAAGGTTTATGAACAACTCGCAGCTATTGCTCCCACGGTCATGATCGACGATGACATAAGCTATGTTAACTGGCGTGGAAGATTTCAGCAACTGGGACAGTGGTTTGATAAAGAAGCAGCCGTAGAAAAATGGCTTGCCGACTACGACGCCAAAGCTGCGGAGCTTGCGGCGAGAATCAGGGATATGATTGGGGACGAAACCTTTGCTGTATTGGAGGCCAATTCCGTTCATTTTGGTTCCTATTACATCTATCGCAGCGGCGGGCCGGGTGAGCTTGTCTACGATGAGTTGAAACTCACACCATCAGCCGGTGTACCGGAGAATGTCTGGGGTGAAGTGGTCGATGCGGAATACTTTTCCTTGATCGATGCAGATCACATCTTCTTTTTTAGCGACGACGGCAGAGCTGGAGACACGGGGGGCCTTGCCGTGTGGAAGAATATGAAAGCTGTCAAAGCCGGCAACGTTTACTTTGGTATCAATGAGGATCAGTATAATATGGCTTTTACGGCGATGGGGAAGGAACTCTATTTGGAAAAACTCGCAAACGCGATTCTGAACCATGGGGACGTTGAGTAA
- a CDS encoding AraC family transcriptional regulator has translation MQEAQYDFLHGQTDRSDFFSPAMQQLCGIMKDNQVALPSDIGEGYFRYISPCPNIEMYICDVMFYRDTVLREQVYKDSFSVIFSLSDALEWKSSGRNQKTLLEKGDCCVYGSGLFDAENIYEAGQRYIGVGLNLHPCRFRSVMDGLQKKKACTAFNGGKNPPKHRITATIEATIRQILQCNYNDCAKSLYQEGKILELVAAFANEMMDQNSVAVKGSLSWADSETLLRVRRQIDEGFLEPVTIAELSKQHFMCESKLREIFRKHYGITIYQYMLNRRMEHACELLSVPDAQVKDIAGLVGYSNISHFSDAFRKKFGCTPSEYKRGLPF, from the coding sequence ATGCAAGAAGCACAATATGATTTTCTTCATGGGCAAACGGATCGCAGCGACTTTTTCTCCCCCGCAATGCAGCAGCTTTGCGGTATTATGAAAGACAATCAGGTTGCTTTGCCAAGCGATATTGGAGAAGGATATTTCCGCTATATTTCACCGTGCCCCAATATCGAGATGTATATCTGCGATGTAATGTTTTACAGGGACACAGTATTGCGGGAGCAAGTGTATAAGGATTCTTTTTCCGTCATTTTCTCTCTTTCCGACGCATTGGAGTGGAAGTCTTCGGGCAGAAACCAAAAAACGTTGTTGGAAAAGGGAGATTGCTGCGTATACGGCAGCGGTCTGTTTGATGCGGAAAATATCTATGAGGCAGGACAGAGATATATAGGCGTCGGGCTGAACCTGCATCCCTGTCGGTTTCGGTCTGTGATGGATGGCTTGCAGAAGAAAAAGGCTTGCACCGCCTTTAACGGGGGGAAAAACCCGCCAAAACATAGAATCACCGCTACCATAGAAGCTACAATACGCCAGATATTGCAGTGTAACTATAATGACTGTGCAAAGTCATTGTATCAAGAAGGAAAGATACTGGAACTTGTTGCAGCCTTTGCGAACGAGATGATGGATCAGAATTCTGTTGCTGTGAAGGGGTCGTTGAGCTGGGCGGATAGCGAGACGTTACTTCGGGTCAGGCGACAGATAGATGAGGGATTTCTGGAACCCGTGACCATCGCGGAGCTCTCCAAACAGCACTTTATGTGTGAATCCAAACTCCGTGAGATATTTCGAAAGCACTATGGAATCACCATATATCAATATATGTTAAATCGCCGCATGGAGCACGCCTGCGAACTGTTGTCTGTGCCCGATGCTCAGGTGAAAGACATAGCAGGGTTGGTGGGGTACAGCAACATCAGCCATTTCAGCGACGCCTTCCGAAAAAAGTTTGGATGCACTCCGAGCGAATATAAGCGGGGCTTACCATTCTGA
- a CDS encoding FmtA-like protein yields the protein MKRLMRYKTLQCFLAALIMIAFLAPSAYASGAPDTYEASANAVSEKYIGKTVPGACVVISEHDNTVFAKGYGFADLENNTAMDPETTVFEWGSISKTFVWVSVMQLVEDRKIDLETDIRTYLPDGFLKNLRFAEPVTLIHLMNHTAGFEEELLDLRYYSASEEIPFKEVLSAHQPKQVYPPGTVSAYSNYGAALAALIVEEASGQSYKDYIKEHILLPLGMTHTSVGPFWMDVDGLLDHKAKGYSYNGKGFWREDEMHLRTYPAGAMNGTAADLLLFAEWLAKAPGEETQLFKSPETKERLFKETWCSYGANAGLSHGFWQYANHPGILGHEGGTYGFKTQFWVEPEAERAILILTNVMETDYCSAIMEAIIEQDARPLKQEVGSQDLSMLYGDYLPARSAWSYVGKIQARMQIIQISKEGEENLRLKMPLADKDLLYEPVGEYQFYCAETIPEERSLAFSVSDGRVTSMTFRLAHDYVPAGPLNGFAGSFLSLGSYILLTVLWLAILIVLGSKIVCKRSSFQWQRIILPICGLILGAAGIAGMLHWFSLYTIISTELNIVAGIGIAAAICGIFTELSYVVKRKNRASVLTIVLFALQIIAAWMLGFLTIV from the coding sequence ATGAAAAGACTGATGAGATACAAGACCCTCCAATGTTTTCTTGCGGCGCTGATTATGATTGCTTTCCTCGCTCCTTCTGCATATGCATCCGGTGCACCGGACACATATGAGGCAAGCGCAAACGCTGTTTCCGAAAAGTATATTGGCAAAACGGTTCCAGGCGCGTGTGTCGTAATTTCGGAGCATGACAATACGGTATTTGCGAAGGGGTATGGCTTTGCTGATTTAGAGAACAATACGGCCATGGATCCGGAGACCACGGTTTTTGAATGGGGTTCCATATCAAAGACCTTCGTGTGGGTCAGCGTGATGCAGCTTGTTGAGGATAGGAAAATCGATCTGGAAACGGATATCCGCACCTATCTGCCGGACGGCTTTTTGAAAAATCTGCGATTCGCTGAGCCGGTTACTTTGATTCACCTGATGAACCATACGGCAGGATTTGAGGAAGAATTGCTGGATTTGCGCTATTACAGCGCGAGTGAGGAAATCCCCTTCAAAGAAGTACTATCTGCGCACCAGCCCAAGCAGGTCTATCCGCCAGGAACCGTCAGCGCCTATTCCAATTACGGCGCGGCACTTGCAGCGTTGATCGTGGAGGAAGCCAGCGGCCAAAGCTATAAGGATTATATCAAAGAACATATTCTTTTGCCTCTGGGTATGACGCATACCTCTGTCGGTCCCTTTTGGATGGATGTGGACGGACTCCTTGATCACAAGGCGAAGGGTTATTCTTATAACGGAAAAGGATTTTGGCGGGAGGATGAGATGCACCTCCGCACGTATCCTGCAGGAGCCATGAATGGCACAGCCGCAGACCTGCTTCTGTTTGCTGAGTGGCTGGCAAAGGCACCAGGAGAGGAGACACAACTCTTCAAAAGCCCGGAAACAAAGGAGCGGTTGTTTAAAGAGACATGGTGTTCCTATGGGGCAAACGCAGGACTTTCTCATGGCTTCTGGCAGTATGCGAATCATCCCGGAATACTCGGGCATGAGGGTGGGACCTATGGTTTCAAGACGCAGTTTTGGGTGGAACCGGAAGCTGAACGTGCAATCCTAATCCTGACCAATGTGATGGAAACGGATTACTGCTCCGCCATCATGGAGGCGATCATCGAGCAGGATGCGCGACCGCTGAAGCAGGAAGTAGGGTCACAGGACCTTTCTATGCTATATGGCGACTATCTTCCGGCACGATCCGCATGGTCATATGTAGGCAAGATACAGGCGCGAATGCAAATAATCCAAATCTCAAAAGAGGGAGAAGAAAATCTCCGGCTGAAAATGCCTCTTGCCGATAAGGATTTACTGTACGAGCCTGTGGGCGAATATCAGTTCTACTGTGCCGAGACGATACCGGAGGAAAGAAGCCTTGCTTTCTCTGTATCGGACGGTAGGGTGACGAGCATGACGTTCCGACTGGCTCATGACTATGTTCCCGCGGGACCTCTAAACGGCTTTGCTGGCAGCTTTCTGTCATTGGGAAGTTATATCCTGCTGACGGTCCTGTGGCTTGCCATTTTGATCGTATTGGGCTCAAAGATCGTTTGTAAACGCAGCTCTTTTCAATGGCAAAGGATCATACTTCCCATATGTGGGCTCATTCTTGGTGCGGCGGGGATTGCCGGAATGCTTCATTGGTTTTCTCTTTACACAATTATTTCGACGGAGTTGAACATAGTAGCAGGTATAGGAATTGCAGCGGCCATCTGCGGGATTTTCACGGAACTCAGCTATGTTGTAAAGAGAAAAAATAGAGCATCAGTACTTACGATTGTTTTATTTGCATTGCAAATTATAGCTGCGTGGATGCTCGGATTCTTAACAATAGTATAA